Part of the Rhodococcus sp. OK302 genome is shown below.
CGTCGAGGGTATCGACGGTGATGATCGCGTCGGACTGGCTGTATAGATCGGCCGAAAACTGTTGTAGTGCTTCGAGATCTGCTTGAAGGATCGGGGCCATGTCAGAACGGTATCGGGCCGCACCCGATGTAACCGGACTGAATTCGAGCCTGTGGATAACCGTGAGTTATCCACAGGTCGCGCACTACGGGGTTGTGAGAAAAGCCTGCACACCGTTCGATACTGCCGACGCGTATTCGGCCTGTCCGGCGGGGCTACTCATGCGGGCTGCCTCGTCGGCGTTGCGCATGTTTCCGAGCTCCACGAGGATGGACGGCCGCTCCGAGAGATTGAGTCCGGTGAGATCGGCGCGCGGTGCCAGGCCGTCTTCACCGATATAGGTGGATGGCGTGAGGCCGGCATCGGTGAGGGAGTCGCGCATGGTCTCCGCGAATGCCACCGCAGGCCCGGCTTGGACGGGGTTGAGCGGCGGGGCGGAATAGCAGACGTGGAAGCCTTCGGCACTCGCCGTGGCTCCGTCGGCGTGGATGCTGACCACGACGTCGGCATCGGACGCGTTGGCCGAGTTGGCCCGGGCGTCGACGCATGGTCCGACGCTCGAATCATCGGGTCGGCTCAGGAGGACTGTGGCACCTTCGGCTTCGAGTTCGTTCTTCACCAGGCTCGCGACTTCCCAGTTGAAGGTGTGCTCGGGGAACCCTGCATCGGTGTTGGTGCCGGTGGTTTGGCAGTTCTTGCTTCCGCCGCGCCCGGTGGGTACCTGGGTGTTGATGGATGCGTCGTTCGAGCCACTGTGTCCGGGGTCGAGGAAGACGACCTTGCCGACAAGAGTCTCGGGAACGGTGTTGGCTGCGGGAACGGTAGTGGTCTCGGGAAGGCTGACGGCGACAGCAGCGGCCGCAGTGCTGACCGGGCCTGCCTCGGCGGTCTCGGTGGGGATCGTGCAGCCCGCGGTGGCGAGTGCGGCAGCGAGGCCGATCGAGAGGGCAGCGCAACGCAATATCGTTGACGAGAGTTGACGGTGATTTGACTGGTTCCGGCGCACCCGCTCACGGTAGCGCGCACCGACTACCCTGGTGTGGATAACTCTGTAGAAAGGACCGCTAGTGCAACCAGGTGAAATGCCAGATATGTCCGCATTGTTGGCTCAGGCTCAGCAGATGCAGCAGCAGTTGATGGCTGCGCAGCAGGAAATGGCACAGGCGGAGGTCACCGGCCAGGCCGGTGGCGGACTCGTCATTGCCACAGTCAAGGGCACCGGTGAGGTGGTCGGTCTGCAGATCGATCCCAAGGTCGTGGACCCTGACGACGTCGAAACTCTTCAGGATCTTGTGATCGGTGCCATCGAAGACGCGTCGCGCAAGGCTCAGGAAGTGGCAGCGGAGAAGCTCGGCCCCTTGGCCGGCGGACTCGGCGGAGGCCTCCCCGGCCTCCCCGGTTTCTAGAGACGAGACCACGTGTACGAAGGTCCGGTTCAGGATCTGATCGACGAACTCGGGAAACTTCCCGGGGTCGGGCCCAAGAGTGCTCAGCGCATCGCTTTTCATCTTCTCTCGGTCGAGCCGACTGCGATCGACCGTTTGACGAACGCCCTGGCGCGCATCCGCGACGGAGTCCAGTTCTGCACGGTGTGCGGAACTGTCTCCGATCAGGAGAAGTGCAGAATTTGTGCTGATTCTCGTCGGGACCGAACGATCATCTGCGTCGTCGAGGAACCCAAAGACGTTCAGGCTGTGGAGCGTACGAGGGAATTCAAGGGGCGCTACCACGTTCTCGGTGGCGCACTCAATCCGTTGTCCGGCATCGGACCCGATCAGCTTCGCATACGGGAGTTGTTGGCTCGCATCGCAAATCAGGAGGACGGTGTCGACGTGGCCGAGGTGATCATTGCCACCGACCCCAACACCGAGGGTGAGGCGACGGCAACGTACCTTGTCCGCATGATGCGAGATATTCCGGGCTTGACGGTGTCGCGCTTGGCTTCCGGGCTTCCCATGGGCGGCGATCTCGAGTTCGCGGACGAGTTGACGTTGGGCAGGGCACTGTCCGGGCGCCGTGAATTGTCCAGGAACGCCTGATGAGTGGTGCGCACACTGGGCGTCGTAGCTCGGAAGAGACGCGGGCCCAGATCGTCACGTCCGCCGGCAAGGCATTTGCCACGCGTCCGTACCGCGAGATCACGCTCAAGGACATTGCCGAGGACGCCGGCGTCAGCGCGCCGCTGATTATCAAGTACTTCGGCTCGAAAGAGCAGTTGTACGACGAGTTGGTCGACTTCCGGGCTGCGGCAATCACGGCCTTCGACGCGCCCGACGAGGCACTTGGCGAGCGGTTGGTGTCGCTGTTCACCAAGCCGCTCGAATCGTACAAGCCACTGTCCATGAGCTTGCTGTTCATGAGCGGCGTCAGCGAGGAGAGCAACCGCAAGCTGCGCGAGAACTATTCGACGCAGATGATCGACACCTTGGCGGCGCGGTTGTCGGGCCCGAATGTGCGGCTCCGTGCCGAGTTGGCGATGTCGATGGTGGCGGGGGTGGCCATCATGCGTCGGCGGATGCTGGCGGGTCATGCGACGGGCACTCAGGACGAGGTTGTGGCGATGTATGCGCCGCTCGTGCAACAACTTCTCGATGGGTGATCGTCGCCACACTACTTGCTGGTAAATGTCCGTTCACCTACATTAGGTGAACGGATATTTACCTTCTGAGGCAGGCGGTGAGGGTTTGACGACGCTCGACCGTGCGCCAGTTCCATCGACTGTCTCAGCCCGCTCACGTTTTCTTTTTCCGATTGTTGTCGCAGCGGCCGTTTTTCAAGCCGTGCTGCAGACGGTCATCGTCCCGCTGCTTCCCGAACTTCCGCACTTCACCGGTGCCAGTCGCACGGCAGTGTCCTGGCTTGTCACCGTCACTCTGTTGGTCGGTGCCGTTGTCACGCCCATTTTCGGGCGTCTGGCCGACATGTTCGGCAAGAAGAAAATGCTGTTGGTCGCGTTCTCCTTGATGACGCTGGGTTCGATGTTGTGCGCGATCTCCTCGGATATTGCGGTTTTGATCTTTGCGCGAGCACTTCAGGGCGCCGGATCTGCAGTGATCCCCATCGGAATTTCGCTCCTGCGCGACGAACTTCCGCGCAACAAGGTCAACGGTGCTGTCGCCATGATGAGTTCAACGCTGGGAGTCGGTACAGCGCTGGGCATTCCGTTCTCCGCGATGATCGCTCAGTATTCGAACTGGCACGTGCTGTTCTGGATAACCACGGG
Proteins encoded:
- the recR gene encoding recombination mediator RecR; its protein translation is MYEGPVQDLIDELGKLPGVGPKSAQRIAFHLLSVEPTAIDRLTNALARIRDGVQFCTVCGTVSDQEKCRICADSRRDRTIICVVEEPKDVQAVERTREFKGRYHVLGGALNPLSGIGPDQLRIRELLARIANQEDGVDVAEVIIATDPNTEGEATATYLVRMMRDIPGLTVSRLASGLPMGGDLEFADELTLGRALSGRRELSRNA
- a CDS encoding Rv3717 family N-acetylmuramoyl-L-alanine amidase, whose amino-acid sequence is MLRCAALSIGLAAALATAGCTIPTETAEAGPVSTAAAAVAVSLPETTTVPAANTVPETLVGKVVFLDPGHSGSNDASINTQVPTGRGGSKNCQTTGTNTDAGFPEHTFNWEVASLVKNELEAEGATVLLSRPDDSSVGPCVDARANSANASDADVVVSIHADGATASAEGFHVCYSAPPLNPVQAGPAVAFAETMRDSLTDAGLTPSTYIGEDGLAPRADLTGLNLSERPSILVELGNMRNADEAARMSSPAGQAEYASAVSNGVQAFLTTP
- a CDS encoding YbaB/EbfC family nucleoid-associated protein; amino-acid sequence: MQPGEMPDMSALLAQAQQMQQQLMAAQQEMAQAEVTGQAGGGLVIATVKGTGEVVGLQIDPKVVDPDDVETLQDLVIGAIEDASRKAQEVAAEKLGPLAGGLGGGLPGLPGF
- a CDS encoding TetR/AcrR family transcriptional regulator: MSGAHTGRRSSEETRAQIVTSAGKAFATRPYREITLKDIAEDAGVSAPLIIKYFGSKEQLYDELVDFRAAAITAFDAPDEALGERLVSLFTKPLESYKPLSMSLLFMSGVSEESNRKLRENYSTQMIDTLAARLSGPNVRLRAELAMSMVAGVAIMRRRMLAGHATGTQDEVVAMYAPLVQQLLDG